One Propionispora hippei DSM 15287 genomic window, GGAACGGATGCCATAAAGATAGCCAATAAAGATCATTTTGAAAAGGACAATCGGATCTACGGGTGGTCGTCCATTATCTTGACAATAGTAGGGGGTGGTCTTCTCGTATATAAACGAAAAATCTATGTATTTATCTATCTTTCTAAGCAGGTGATCTTCAGGAACTAATTGATCAATACAAACTAATTCGAATTTCATCTGCTGAGGTGCTCGTTCTTTAAGCATACTCTACCTCCTAACAAAATTAGGTCCATGCAGAATTAATTCTACATGGACCCTCAAAAACCATTTTCATACTATATACTTTTTCAACAAGCTGAAGCAGCCGGCAGGCTGCTTGTTGTCATTTTCATCATGAGACATAAATGGGGCGGCGCTGCATATGCTTACTATTAATAAGGCATAAGTACTCCGCCGGCTTTGCAACAGGAAGCTGATGGTGAGGCGAAGTTTTGTCAGCCAAGGCGGAGGAGGGAAGCATACCGCCAGCCTGTCGACTGACAACAACGAAGGTGGCGAGGTTTTTACCGTCAACAATTTCTGTTTTCAAGGTTGGTGGAGTCTAAAAGGAGGTAGGTCCATGCTGTCTCCCAGTCTGGAGGACTATTTGGAAGAGATTTATCGGTTTGCCGCCAGCCGGGGAGAAGCCCGGGTTACCGATATCAGCCGGACCTTGCGGGTGTCGCTGCCCTCCGTGACCAAGGCGATGGCGAAGCTTAAGAGCGGCGGGTACATTACCTATCAAAAGTACGGAATGATCGAACTGACCGATAAGGGGCGACAGATGGGCTCGTATCTGGTGGAGCGCAATTCGCTGTTGCAGGATTTTTTGCGAACTTTGTGCTCCGGCTGCGATGTGGCGGCCGAAGCCGAAGCGATGGAACATTATCTCTCGCCGGAGACGATTGCCTCAATCCGGCGGTTTATGGTATTTGTCCGGGATAATCCCGATATATACGCCCGTTTTTTAGAGTATGTACAAAAATCCCGGTAACAGGGACGGAAAAACGCAGCTTGCCGGTGCGCTTTTCCGTCCCTGTTGCTGTTTATTTTCACTTGCCTTTGGCAGAACCGGACAGGTATAATCTAAGCAATAACGATACAGCAAGAAGGTGCCCGCTTGATAAACTGGATTAGAAAACGGAAAAATGCCTATGGTATTGTGCTGCTGGTAATCAGCCTTTCTCTGGCCGGTTCCTGGCTGTTAGCCGGAAGGCTGCCGGAGAAAAAAGGCCCTCAGGCTGTGCAGGGAGTGCTCGATCTTGCGGGCTGGGATTTTGCGGCAGATGGAAGTGTTGCACTGGATGGTCAGTGGGAGTTTTACTGGCGGCAATTGCTGACACCGGCTGATTTTGCCGGCAATGGGGCGGCAGACAGACCACGGCTGACCGGATATATCAAGGTTCCGTCTCTATGGGCGGGAAAGCTGGCCGACGAAATCCTGCAGACTGAGGGGTATGGCACTTACCGGCTGGTGGTAAAGCTTAAACCGACTACGGACACTCTGGGAATAAAAACCCAGTATATCCGCCAATCTCACAAGTTGTTTGTCGATGGGCTGTTGCGGGGGCAAAGCGGCAGCCCTGCCGCCGACGAGGCTGCTTATACAAGCGGCAATACCCCTTATACTACTTTTTTTACCGTACAGGGGAATCAGGCGGAACTGTTGCTGCAGGTGGCCAATTATACGTACCGCTCGAACAGCGGAATTGCCACGTCTCTCTATCTGGGCCGGCAAAGTGATATTATCGGTTTGGAAAACAGACTGTCCCGGACTGAGCTTATCGTGTTTGCCGGATTATTTTTTATCGGCTTCTATCATATTTGCACCTTTCTTTACCGGCCAAACAACCGGAGCCTAGGGTATTTCGGTATTTACTGCCTGATTCTGGCTTTGGCCCAGTTTACGCAGGGGCAGCGGCTGTTGGCCCAGTTTTTTCCGGCCATATCCTTTGAAACCGTTTATAAGATAAAAAGCCTGGCCGGGTTTGGACATGTCGTGGCAATCGCCTTGTTTTTGCAAGAAGCCGGCCGGGAGCTGCTGCCTCCCAAGCTACTTACTTTTATCATCAGTATCTTTAGCAGCTACCTGCTGCTTATTTTAGTGACGCCGCTCAAATTGTACTCTTTCCTGGAGATACCGTTTGTTGTACTGGAAAGTGTCGTCTATATCGGCATTGTTTTTTTGTTGTGCCGGTCGCTGTACAAAAAAAAGTATGGCAATTTGGGACGGCTGGGTCTGCAAATTCTGATTTGTGCTTTCGGCTGTATAACGGGGACTATCGTGGAAATTTTTTTATACCAGAATGATTTTTTGCCGGCCCGGGTGATTGGCGATTTTGGCTCATTGAGCTTTGTCATACTCATTTCTTTGATGTTGGTCATCCGTTTTTCCGATGCCTATGATACAATCGAAGCTATGTCGCAAAGGCTGCTTAATTTGGATAAAGTCAAAGATGAATTTCTGCTGAACACCTCCCATGAGCTTAAAACGCCGGTGCAGGGTATTCTTAATATTGCGGAAGCCGCCCTGGAAAATTCCCATCAGGTCGAACACTGGCAGCAAATAGTTTCCATTAGCCGAAGACTAACTAATCTTATCAACGATATTCTGGATTTTTCCAGGCTTAAGAACCGGGAAGTCCGGCTGCAACTGTCGCCGGTGGATATCCGGCCGGTCATTGGCGCCGTATTGGATGTTGCCGGGTATCTGCTGCCGCCGGGAAAAGTCAGGCTGGCGCAGGAATTGCCGGACGTGCTGCCGGCTATTGTAGCCGATGAGGACAGGCTAAGACAGGTCTTATTCAATTTGATCGGTAATGCCGTCAAATTTACCCGCGAGGGAGAAATCCGGGTTAAGGCTGAACGCCAGGGCCGTTGCTTGCGAATTGCCGTGGAGGATACGGGCTGCGGCATACCGGCCAAGCTGCGGGAAAAGATATTTGACGCCTTTGAACAGGCCGAGCATAGACGGGGTGGTACGGGAATCGGGCTAACGATTTCCCGTCAATTAATCGAACTGATGGGAGGAGCACTGTGGCTTGACTGGTCGGAGCCCGGTGTGGGGTCTCGGTTTGTGTTTGAACTGGCGATCAGTCCGACAGCCATAGAGTCGGCAGACACGGCTGCTGGCCGTCAGACAGCCCGCCAGCCTTCAGAATCAGTGCTGCCGTTACAGATGTTAAAAAATGGGGAGTTTACCATTCTGGCAGTGGATGATGAACCTGCTAATCTGCAGGTGGTGCTCCGGGTATTTGCCAAGGACGACTATAATATTCTTACGGCGGTGACAGCGGCGGAGGCGTTAGCGCAGCTCGGAGCGGCAAATAGTCCGGATTTGGTGCTGTTGGATGTGATGCTGCCGGATATATCGGGCTACGAACTGTGCCGTCAGATCAGAAACAGGCATTCCATGCTGGAGCTGCCGATTATCATCCTGACGGCCTGCAATTCCCAGGAGGATATTGCCGCCGCTTTTGCTGCCGGGGCCAATGATTTTGTCGCCAAGCCGTTTGCCAGCCAGGAAATCAGATCACGGGTCAGGACGCTGTTGTCTCTGCAGAAGGCCGTAAAAGATGTTGTCCGGGCGGAAATGGCCTTCCTGCAATCCCAGATCAAGCCACATTTTCTGTATAACGCACTCAATACCATTGTTGCCTTTTGCTATACCGACGGGGAAAAAGCCGGAATGCTGTTGAGCGAATTCAGCAATTATTTGCGTAAAAGCTTTGAAATCCGAGGGACTTCAGTTTATACCAGCCTGGAGAATGAGCTGGAATTGGTGCATTCCTATGTGGAACTGGAAAAAGCCCGTTTTGGCGACAGACTGGAGGTAGAGTATTCTATTGATCCCGACGTATTGCAAGGCCCTATT contains:
- a CDS encoding transposase, with the translated sequence MLKERAPQQMKFELVCIDQLVPEDHLLRKIDKYIDFSFIYEKTTPYYCQDNGRPPVDPIVLFKMIFIGYLYGIRS
- a CDS encoding metal-dependent transcriptional regulator, with protein sequence MLSPSLEDYLEEIYRFAASRGEARVTDISRTLRVSLPSVTKAMAKLKSGGYITYQKYGMIELTDKGRQMGSYLVERNSLLQDFLRTLCSGCDVAAEAEAMEHYLSPETIASIRRFMVFVRDNPDIYARFLEYVQKSR
- a CDS encoding ATP-binding protein, with protein sequence MINWIRKRKNAYGIVLLVISLSLAGSWLLAGRLPEKKGPQAVQGVLDLAGWDFAADGSVALDGQWEFYWRQLLTPADFAGNGAADRPRLTGYIKVPSLWAGKLADEILQTEGYGTYRLVVKLKPTTDTLGIKTQYIRQSHKLFVDGLLRGQSGSPAADEAAYTSGNTPYTTFFTVQGNQAELLLQVANYTYRSNSGIATSLYLGRQSDIIGLENRLSRTELIVFAGLFFIGFYHICTFLYRPNNRSLGYFGIYCLILALAQFTQGQRLLAQFFPAISFETVYKIKSLAGFGHVVAIALFLQEAGRELLPPKLLTFIISIFSSYLLLILVTPLKLYSFLEIPFVVLESVVYIGIVFLLCRSLYKKKYGNLGRLGLQILICAFGCITGTIVEIFLYQNDFLPARVIGDFGSLSFVILISLMLVIRFSDAYDTIEAMSQRLLNLDKVKDEFLLNTSHELKTPVQGILNIAEAALENSHQVEHWQQIVSISRRLTNLINDILDFSRLKNREVRLQLSPVDIRPVIGAVLDVAGYLLPPGKVRLAQELPDVLPAIVADEDRLRQVLFNLIGNAVKFTREGEIRVKAERQGRCLRIAVEDTGCGIPAKLREKIFDAFEQAEHRRGGTGIGLTISRQLIELMGGALWLDWSEPGVGSRFVFELAISPTAIESADTAAGRQTARQPSESVLPLQMLKNGEFTILAVDDEPANLQVVLRVFAKDDYNILTAVTAAEALAQLGAANSPDLVLLDVMLPDISGYELCRQIRNRHSMLELPIIILTACNSQEDIAAAFAAGANDFVAKPFASQEIRSRVRTLLSLQKAVKDVVRAEMAFLQSQIKPHFLYNALNTIVAFCYTDGEKAGMLLSEFSNYLRKSFEIRGTSVYTSLENELELVHSYVELEKARFGDRLEVEYSIDPDVLQGPILPLTIQPLVENAIQHGIMRQGGKGRVRITVEKEKDNAVIMVADSGAGIPADQLGGLLADAEGVNSGIGLRNINRRLLSFYGQRLTLISEVGKGTTVTFRIPVPVEPVN